In one window of Macadamia integrifolia cultivar HAES 741 chromosome 2, SCU_Mint_v3, whole genome shotgun sequence DNA:
- the LOC122065091 gene encoding uncharacterized protein LOC122065091, which yields MTEFLPQQIIHISLLHQLLRKKSPSWSSAHTLAVQALKKLSANLPTLHIPCTGKIILQIDASDTHWGAVLLEEQTPNTKRTVYGYKSGSFKPSEAHYHSTFKEILAVKRGIEKIQFHLIRHKFLAELDMSSFPCMLEF from the coding sequence atgacagagtttcttccACAGCAGATCATACATATTTCCTTGCTTCACCAGCTTTTGCGCAAAAAATCCCCTTCTTGGTCTTCTGCGCATACGTTGGCAGTTCAAGCTCTGAAGAAACTTTCTGCGAATCTTCCCACTCTCCATATTCCCTGTActggaaaaataattttacaaaTAGATGCTAGTGATACCCACTGGGGTGCAGTCCTCCTTGAAGAACAGACTCCAAACACCAAAAGAACTGTTTATGGATACAAGAGTGGATCTTTCAAACCTTCTGAAGCCCATTATCATTCTACTTTCAAAGAAATCTTAGCAGTCAAGCGTGGCATagaaaaaatccaatttcaTCTGATCAGACATAAGTTCCTCGCTGAACTTGACATGTCTAGTTTTCCATGCATGCTTGAATTTTGA